Genomic segment of Prochlorococcus marinus CUG1417:
TAGGTAGTTAAATTATTTTCTTTTGCTCTTGATACAGTTATAACTTTTGCAACTTTTCTGCTGAAAAGAATTGCAGCTAATGCAACTCCTGCAATAACTCCAAGTGCAAGATTATGAGGTTTTGTAAGCATAGTAACTGCAAAAGTCATGAGCATGACTGCAGTATCGCTTTTAGGTATCTTTCTAATATTTTTTAATCCATTTATATCTGCTGTACTTATTGCGATCGTTATCATGATTGCTACTAAAGCAGCCATTGGTATCGCTCCAATCCAAGACTTCAAGAGGATGATCATAATTAGTAGAGATATACCAGAGGAGAGGGTTGATAATCTAGATTTACCACCATTCTCAGTATTCATTACAGATTGCCCAACCAAGGCACATCCAGCCATCCCACCAAATAAAGATGCTACGATATTTGCGATCCCCTGCCCTCTTGCTTCTTTATTTTTATTAGAACTTGTATCAGTTACATCGTCTAAAATGTCTTGAGTTAAAAAGGTTTCCATTAAACCAACAAGAGATATTGCAAGTGAGGTCGGTAAAATTATCCCTAATGTTTCAAGACTAAAAGGTACTTTCCCATTTTCTATTGACCCAAAAGGAATAGAAATACTTGGAAATCCATCAGGTAATTTACCCAAATCGCTAACTGTTGGGACATCTAGATTAAAGAATATGCTTATAAGAGTTATTACTACTATTGCAATAAGTTGAGATGGAATTACTTTTGTGATTTTTGGAAGCCCATAGATAATTACTAATCCTAGGATTACGAGAATCCAAACTACTGGAATCTGAGAGTTGACTGGATATTGACTTAAAGTTTCTTCAACCAATTCTTTTGATTCTTTAATACCTATTCCTAACTGAGGTAGTTGTGCCTGAAATATTAAAAGAGCCAGTGCATTTACAAATCCACTTAATACTCCTGTTGGCACGAATCGCATTTGGTAGGCAAGTCTTAAATATCCCCAAAGAATTTGGAAAATTCCAGTTAATATTCCAGCTGCAATAAGATATGGAACTCCTAACCCAGGGGCTCGTGATTCTCCATAGGCAACAAGTCCAGTCATCAAAAGAGCTGTTGAACCCGTAGCAGAAGTGATCATCCCTCTTCTTCCTCCAACAATCGCAATTGTTATAGATAAGCAAAATGCACCAAAAAGGCCAACTTTAGGATCTACACCAGCTATACCTGAAAAAGCAATTGCTTCTGGGATCATTGCAAAAGCAACAACTAAGCCAGAGAGAATATTTGACTTTGGATCATCTAACCAATTTTTAGAAAAATATCTTGAAAAATTTGACATCGTAATTTTCTCTATATTTATGAAGTTACCTTATAAAGGAGGCAAAATACCTTGCGGATCAAAAATATTCTTTAAAGTTTTTAATTCATTCATTCTATTTCCAAAAGCTAATGTAAGTTCTTCCTCATGAGAATTTAAATGATTATGCAATTGGGCCAAGTGAATATTTGGATAAAACCTTTTTAGTTTACTCCACGATTTATAAATCCAGTTCAAAGCCACTTCCTTTTCTTGAAGATCATTTTTTTTCCATGATGTATATATCCATGGTTTCCAAGTGCTTTTTCTGTGAACAAAAAAGCTTGAGCCATTATTTAACTTTTTAGTTTTGCACCCTAGTTGTTGAGAAGCAACATAACAGGAATCATTAGGCTTATTGTCCATTATTTCATTCAAACATTTTATAAAAATTGGGATATCATTTTTTAAATCTTCTCCAAGTAGACTAATTACCTCAGAATGGTTTTTTGCATTAAGCTCATATAAATTCAATTCCTTCGGGAAGAAATTTATTTTGTTAAAGCTCTCATAAAATCTTTTTTCTAAAGCGGGAAATTTGTCTAGAGGCATTAAGGATTTTTCTGTTCTTTTATCCTCTAAATTATTTTTTAGTTCAGCAAAAACATATACGTAAATTTTTTGAGCATAAATCCATTGAAGACTAATATTTTCTGGAAATTCCTCTGATAGTTTTATTATTTCTGAAAGTTCAGCTAGATTTACAAATCCTTCAATAACCTTAATTGGATTAGATTGGAAAGTCTTAAGTTCTATCTCGGTAATAATTGAGAAGAAGGGTGCGGCTCCTTTAATCGCTTCCCAAATTAGTTGTTTTTCTGGATTTATTTGATTTTTTTTTAAAGAGATAAATGTGCCATTACCCAAGAAGCCTTTAATAGATTCAATATTATCAATAGCTAATCCATGGGCTCTACTAAGTGGACTTACTCCACCAGTAAGTATATAGCCAGCTCCTGGAAGTTTAGAAAGTCCAATAGGAAAACTTCGATCATGTTTTTGTAAATGATTTATTAGATCCCCCATTATTACTCCACCACCAATTGTTACTAAATTGCTTTTTCTGTCTAGGTGAATTTTGCTGTAATTTTTTCTTAGATCAAGAGTCGTAAAACCATTTTTAGCACAGCTAGAGGTTGTACCTCCACTACATACACAAAGATGCTCGAATTTTTCCTTAATGTAATTACCATTTTTAAATAAGGAATCATCAATGTCATAAATTAATTCCTTTAACTTTGCGTCCCTTGAGTTAATATTTGGAATTTCAAGCAAGTTATTATTATTTTTCACTACTGAATATTGTTCTTTACTATTATGGTATAAGTAATAACTTAATTTTGGATAATTTAGATTCGAAGTTAAATAATCAAGTCGCGATTCTTATCTGTGGACACGGGAGTAGAAATAAACTAGCCATTGCTGAATTTCAAGAATTAACTAAACTCATCCAAAAAAGATATCCATCTAGTTTAGTTGAATATGGTTTCTTGGAATTTGCCAAACCCTCTCTTATTGATGCTTTAGACAAGTTAAGAGGTCAGTCTATAAAAAAAGTAATTGCAATACCCGCGATGCTTTTTGCTGCTGGCCATGTAAAAAACGATATTCCTAGCCTACTCATGAATTATTCAAGTAAAACAGGTATTGAAATAATTTATGGAAGAGAATTAGGTATTAATAATTTAATGATTAGTGCAGCTTGTGAAAGAGTGAAAGATGTATTTAAACAAAATAATACTCTCAAACCTGAAGAATCATTATTAGTAGTTGTTGGAAGAGGCTCTTCTGACCCAGACGCTAATTCCAATGTTTCAAAAATTACGAGAATGATCGTAGAGGGTATTGGTTTAGGGTGGGGGGAAACAGTTTTTTCTGGAGTAACTTTCCCTCTTGTTGAACCTGGCTTGAAAAATGTTGTGAGACTTGGTTATAAGAATATAATTATTTTCCCTTATTTCCTTTTTTCAGGAGTGCTTGTCACAAGAATAAAAAGGCAAAGTGATTTGGTCGCGATTAATAATCCACATATTTCATTTATACATGCAAAATATCTCTCATCACAGTCTTATGTTGTCGATACTTTTGTAGAAAGGATTGAAGAGATTCTTAATAACGAGGATAAGAATTTTATGAATTGCTCAACTTGTAAGTATAGATCAAATTTATTTGGCTTTGAAAAAGAAGTAGGAATGATACAAGAAAGTCATCATGACCATGTACAAGGTTTGGGTATAAGCTGTGATTTATGTGATCCTGAATGCAATGGTGCTTGTGAAATACAAAATCAAATCCCACCTCATAAACAAGAAAAGTCAAACCTAGGAGAAGGCGATTACCCAGAACATGAAGATGTCGAGGCTCATCAACATGAACATAATCACCATCACCATCACCATAGTGTTTATCCAAATTCAAAACACCCGTTGGGCCCTGTCACGCTTCGCTTGCCTAATGAAGATCAAATCTTAAGAAAATCCGTTGAAAATAACTGAATCATCTGTCTCTTTCTCGACTAAGTCTTAATAGACTCACTATATATAAGTATTCTTAATATAAAATCTTCAAAGTATTTTGAATTGAATTTTCCACAATATAAAGGTCGTTTTCCACGTCCAAATCCACATTGGATTAGGAATGCCAGTATATTTCACAAAAAACAGGACTTCAACATTATTGTTGACTTTTTTTGAAGCCCTTACCAATTTCCTTTTTTAAAAAGTATATTTTTCAAAATTTAATTTATAACATGAGTCTCATATGATAATTTTAAAAGTTATCTTGCATATTTTTTTTTGACATTTAGAAAAAAACAAATAATCATAGTGATGTAGAAAAAAAGTTTATGGACCAAATTAGCCAACCAAATTTAAATGATAAGAAACTTACCGAGTGTTCTTCTAATAAAGTCTCTTTAGAGACAGAGCTTTCAGAAACTCTCTATAACACTATGAAAGATTTTGTATTAAGTAACCCAACTTGGGATCAATACAAGCTTATAAATTCAGCATTAGCAACTTTTCTGGTTCAAAACGG
This window contains:
- a CDS encoding FAD-binding oxidoreductase, giving the protein MKNNNNLLEIPNINSRDAKLKELIYDIDDSLFKNGNYIKEKFEHLCVCSGGTTSSCAKNGFTTLDLRKNYSKIHLDRKSNLVTIGGGVIMGDLINHLQKHDRSFPIGLSKLPGAGYILTGGVSPLSRAHGLAIDNIESIKGFLGNGTFISLKKNQINPEKQLIWEAIKGAAPFFSIITEIELKTFQSNPIKVIEGFVNLAELSEIIKLSEEFPENISLQWIYAQKIYVYVFAELKNNLEDKRTEKSLMPLDKFPALEKRFYESFNKINFFPKELNLYELNAKNHSEVISLLGEDLKNDIPIFIKCLNEIMDNKPNDSCYVASQQLGCKTKKLNNGSSFFVHRKSTWKPWIYTSWKKNDLQEKEVALNWIYKSWSKLKRFYPNIHLAQLHNHLNSHEEELTLAFGNRMNELKTLKNIFDPQGILPPL
- a CDS encoding SulP family inorganic anion transporter, translated to MSNFSRYFSKNWLDDPKSNILSGLVVAFAMIPEAIAFSGIAGVDPKVGLFGAFCLSITIAIVGGRRGMITSATGSTALLMTGLVAYGESRAPGLGVPYLIAAGILTGIFQILWGYLRLAYQMRFVPTGVLSGFVNALALLIFQAQLPQLGIGIKESKELVEETLSQYPVNSQIPVVWILVILGLVIIYGLPKITKVIPSQLIAIVVITLISIFFNLDVPTVSDLGKLPDGFPSISIPFGSIENGKVPFSLETLGIILPTSLAISLVGLMETFLTQDILDDVTDTSSNKNKEARGQGIANIVASLFGGMAGCALVGQSVMNTENGGKSRLSTLSSGISLLIMIILLKSWIGAIPMAALVAIMITIAISTADINGLKNIRKIPKSDTAVMLMTFAVTMLTKPHNLALGVIAGVALAAILFSRKVAKVITVSRAKENNLTTYKVKGQLFFVSKIYFLQGFDIHEHPENILIDMSLAHIWDQSGVVALEQIIRKFQNGGSKVEIVGLNKESLNLFERLGGMESAH
- a CDS encoding sirohydrochlorin chelatase; translated protein: MDNLDSKLNNQVAILICGHGSRNKLAIAEFQELTKLIQKRYPSSLVEYGFLEFAKPSLIDALDKLRGQSIKKVIAIPAMLFAAGHVKNDIPSLLMNYSSKTGIEIIYGRELGINNLMISAACERVKDVFKQNNTLKPEESLLVVVGRGSSDPDANSNVSKITRMIVEGIGLGWGETVFSGVTFPLVEPGLKNVVRLGYKNIIIFPYFLFSGVLVTRIKRQSDLVAINNPHISFIHAKYLSSQSYVVDTFVERIEEILNNEDKNFMNCSTCKYRSNLFGFEKEVGMIQESHHDHVQGLGISCDLCDPECNGACEIQNQIPPHKQEKSNLGEGDYPEHEDVEAHQHEHNHHHHHHSVYPNSKHPLGPVTLRLPNEDQILRKSVENN
- a CDS encoding DUF2811 domain-containing protein, whose protein sequence is MDQISQPNLNDKKLTECSSNKVSLETELSETLYNTMKDFVLSNPTWDQYKLINSALATFLVQNGCTDNSVSEIYLNQLFTPSKSF